Proteins encoded together in one Miscanthus floridulus cultivar M001 chromosome 16, ASM1932011v1, whole genome shotgun sequence window:
- the LOC136510911 gene encoding protein ROOT PRIMORDIUM DEFECTIVE 1-like translates to MRTNIDALRACPEPLALPNLARRLPLRLHRRGPLHFLRLFPRVFHLRALLLLSLSLTPAAAGLLSVASSPADAARTLHRLLAMSVTRYLPLRTIFCVWRELALPNDFEDSVAEGHPHLFRLAPNLDEPNTHILHLVADPATEEFTPAVEKTRPDRYAFKLRFPPGFRLTKEYPALQALRRPML, encoded by the exons ATGAGAACGAACATCGACGCGCTGCGGGCCTGCCCCGAGCCGCTCGCGCTGCCGAACCTCGCGCGCCGCCTCCCGctccgcctccaccgccgcgGGCCGCTCCACTTCCTTCGCCTCTTCCCGCGCGTGTTCCACCTCCGCGCCCTGCTCCTGCTCTCGTTGTCCCTGACCCCCGCCGCCGCGGGCCTCCTCTCCGTCGCCAGCTCCCCCGCCGACGCGGCGCGGACGCTCCACCGTCTCCTCGCGATGTCGGTCACCCGCTACCTGCCCCTCCGCACCATCTTCTGCGTCTGGCGCGAGCTCGCCCTCCCCAACGACTTCGAGGACTCCGTCGCTGAGGGGCACCCGCACCTCTTCCGCCTTGCCCCCAATCTCGACGAGCCCAACACCCACATTCTCCACCTCGTCGCCGATCCGGCGACCGAGGAATTCACCCCGGCGGTGGAGAAGACCCGGCCGGACAGGTACGCCTTCAAGCTACGGTTTCCGCCGGGGTTCAGGCTGACCAAGGAGTACCCCGCGCTTCAGGCGTTGAGGAGACCGA TGCTGTGA
- the LOC136511692 gene encoding amidophosphoribosyltransferase, chloroplastic-like, which translates to MGIVTPAAAASAATCTSRLLHYHAAAGTDRRHRHQLRYSASPFPLSLRCGSGRREAAARALLPVRVTPFSYGVDEDADDHPREECGLVGVVGDPDAASLCYLGLQKLQHRGEEGAGIVAVGGDGKLKSVTGLGLVADVFADPSRLASLPGPAAIGHVRYSTAGAAASLRNVQPFLAGYRFGQVAVAHNGNLVNYQALRNKLEVRGSIFNTSSDTEVILHLIATSLSRPLLARVCDACERLAGAYSLLFLTADKLFAVRDPHGFRPLVMGRRRNGAVVFASETCALDLIDATYEREVEPGEVVVVDRRDMSVASACLVPHRPRRSCVFEHIYFSLPNSVVFSHAVHERRTAFGQALAEESPAPGADVVIPVPDSGFYAALGFARSSGLEFQQGLIRWHYSGRSFIQPTQAIRDLAVKLKLAPVRGVITGKSVVVVDDSLVRGTTSSKIVRLLRDAGAREVHMRIASPPVVGSCLYGIDTPSEGELISNRMDLDGVRREIGSDSLAFLSLGKLHSIYGEESGDYCDACFSRKYPVLPTLADPVAEPEE; encoded by the coding sequence ATGGGAATTgtcacccccgccgccgccgcctccgccgccacgtGCACGTCCCGACTCCTCCACTACCACGCAGCCGCTGGCACCGACCGCCGTCACCGGCACCAGCTCAGGTACTCCGCGAGTCCGTTTCCTCTCTCGCTGCGCTGCGGCTCCGGCCGGCGTGAGGCGGCGGCCCGGGCGCTCCTGCCCGTCCGCGTCACCCCGTTCTCCTACGGCGTGGATGAGGACGCGGATGACCACCCGCGCGAGGAGTGCGGTCTAGTCGGGGTCGTGGGCGACCCGGACGCGGCCTCGCTGTGCTATCTGGGGCTGCAGAAGCTGCAGCACCGCGGGGAGGAGGGGGCCGGGATCGTCGCCGTGGGCGGGGACGGCAAGCTCAAGTCCGTGACCGGGCTGGGGCTCGTGGCCGACGTGTTCGCGGACCCGTCCCGGCTCGCCTCGCTCCCGGGCCCCGCCGCCATCGGGCACGTGCGCTACTCCACGGCAGGCGCCGCCGCGTCGCTGCGCAACGTGCAGCCGTTCCTAGCCGGCTACCGGTTCGGGCAGGTCGCCGTGGCGCATAACGGCAACCTCGTCAACTACCAGGCGCTGCGGAACAAGCTCGAGGTCAGGGGATCCATCTTCAACACGTCCTCGGACACGGAggtcatcctccacctcatcgcgACGTCGCTGTCGCGGCCGCTGCTCGCCCGCGTCTGCGACGCCTGCGAGCGCCTCGCGGGGGCCTACTCGCTTCTGTTCCTCACGGCCGACAAGCTCTTCGCCGTGCGCGACCCGCATGGGTTCCGCCCGCTGGTGATGGGCCGACGCCGGAACGGCGCCGTCGTCTTCGCGTCGGAGACCTGCGCGCTAGACCTCATCGACGCCACCTACGAGcgcgaggtggagcccggggaGGTGGTCGTGGTCGACCGCCGCGACATGTCGGTGGCCTCGGCCTGCCTCGTCCCGCACCGCCCCCGCCGCTCCTGCGTCTTCGAGCACATCTACTTCTCGCTGCCCAACTCCGTGGTGTTCTCCCACGCCGTCCACGAGCGCCGCACCGccttcgggcaggcgctggccgaGGAGTCCCCTGCCCCGGGCGCCGACGTCGTCATCCCGGTTCCCGACTCGGGCTTCTACGCCGCGCTCGGGTTCGCACGCTCGTCGGGGCTCGAGTTCCAGCAGGGTCTCATCCGTTGGCACTACAGCGGCCGCAGCTTCATCCAGCCGACGCAGGCGATCCGGGACCTCGCCGTGAAGCTGAAGCTCGCCCCCGTGCGCGGCGTCATCACCGGCAAGAGCGTCGTTGTCGTGGACGACTCCCTGGTGCGCGGCACCACCTCGAGCAAGATCGTGCGGCTGCTCCGCGACGCCGGCGCGCGGGAGGTGCACATGCGGATCGCGAGCCCGCCCGTCGTGGGCTCCTGCCTCTATGGCATCGACACGCCGAGCGAGGGCGAGCTCATCTCCAACCGGATGGACCTGGATGGCGTGCGCCGGGAGATCGGCAGCGACTCGCTCGCCTTCCTCTCGCTGGGCAAGCTGCACAGCATCTACGGCGAAGAGTCGGGGGACTACTGCGACGCGTGCTTCTCGCGCAAGTACCCTGTGCTACCCACGCTGGCCGACCCGGTCGCCGAGCCGGAGGAGTGA